A window of Solanum stenotomum isolate F172 chromosome 3, ASM1918654v1, whole genome shotgun sequence contains these coding sequences:
- the LOC125859536 gene encoding trans-cinnamate:CoA ligase, peroxisomal-like: protein MDNLPKCGANYVSLTPLTFLTRASKCYANRTSIIYGNVRFTWRQTYERCCRVASSLRSLNIVKNDVVSVLAPNVPAIYEMHFAVPMAGAVLNTINTRLDAKNIAIILKHSEAKVFFVDYEYLEIAKKALELLATSKMTRIPLVVVIDDIDSPTGIRLGELEYEQLVHQGNPSYVPEEITDEWDPITLNYTSGTTSEPKGVVYSHRGAFLSTLSLLLGWEMGTEPVYLWSLPMFHCNGWTFTWGVAARGGTNVCIRNTTAKEMYTNIVLHNVTHMCCAPIVFNILLEAKPHDEYSKPITTRVQILTGGAPPPAPLLEKIEKLGFHVVHAYGLTEATGPALLCEWQEKWNELPSENQAKLKSRQGVSILTLADVDVKNIDNMLNVPRDGKSIGEVCLRGSSIMKGYYKNDKANYEVFKNGWFFTGDVGVIHQDGYLEIKDRSKDVIISGGENISSIEVENVIMKHKNVVEASVVAMPHPKWGESPCAFVILTKNSQIKEVDIIGHCRSNLPGFMVPKKVKFVEELPKTGTGKVQKNHLRTIAKNICCCHRKVKSSKKQKYKSSQ, encoded by the exons ATGGATAATTTACCAAAATGTGGAGCAAATTATGTTTCTCTAACTCCTCTTACCTTCTTAACAAGAGCCTCAAAATGTTATGCCAATAGAACCTCTATCATCTATGGAAATGTCCGTTTCACATGGAGGCAAACCTACGAGCGTTGTTGTCGTGTTGCTTCCTCTCTTCGATCTCTTAACATTGTCAAGAACGACGTG gtTTCAGTGTTGGCACCAAATGTTCCAGCAATATATGAGATGCATTTTGCTGTGCCAATGGCAGGGGCTGTATTGAATACAATAAATACAAGGCTAGATGCTAAGAATATTGCAATTATTCTCAAACACTCTGAagccaaagtattttttgttgattatgaGTACCTTGAAATTGCTAAAAAGGCCCTTGAACTACTAGCAACATCCAAAATGACAAGAATACCCCTCGTCGTTGTTATCGATGACATCGACTCCCCTACCGGAATCCGGCTAGGTGAGCTCGAGTACGAGCAACTTGTGCACCAAGGAAATCCGAGTTACGTCCCCGAAGAAATCACCGATGAATGGGATCCAATCACCTTGAATTATACATCAG GTACGACTTCGGAGCCTAAGGGGGTTGTGTATAGTCATAGAGGGGCATTTTTGAGCACTTTGAGCCTATTATTAGGTTGGGAAATGGGTACTGAGCCAGTGTACTTATGGTCTTTACCAATGTTTCATTGCAATGGATGGACATTCACATGGGGTGTAGCTGCACGTGGTGGGACAAATGTTTGTATTAGAAACACAACTGCCAAAGAAATGTACACAAACATTGTGTTACATAATGTTACACACATGTGTTGTGCACCCATTGTTTTCAACATCTTACTTGAAGCCAAGCCACATGATGAGTACTCCAAACCCATAACCACACGTGTCCAAATCCTCACGGGTGGTGCACCGCCACCCGCACCTCTTCTCGAGAAAATCGAGAAGCTGGGATTCCACGTGGTCCATGCTTACGGGCTCACAGAGGCAACCGGGCCGGCCCTCTTGTGCGAATGGCAAGAGAAATGGAACGAATTACCTAGTGAAAATCAAGCTAAGTTGAAATCGAGACAAGGGGTTAGTATACTAACCCTAGCCGATGTCGATGTGAAAAATATTGACAACATGCTTAACGTGCCACGTGACGGAAAATCAATCGGAGAAGTGTGCTTGCGCGGGAGCAGTATTATGAAAGGGTATTACAAGAACGATAAGGCGAATTACGAGGTTTTTAAAAATGGTTGGTTTTTTACTGGTGATGTTGGTGTAATTCACCAAGATGGATATTTGGAAATTAAAGATAGGAGTAAAGATGTTATAATTTCTGGTGGAGAAAATATTAGTagtattgaagttgaaaatgtTATAATGAAACATAAAAATGTTGTAGAGGCATCTGTTGTGGCTATGCCACATCCAAAATGGGGTGAAAGTCCATGTGCATTTGtgattttgacaaaaaattcacaaattaaAGAAGTGGATATTATTGGACATTGTAGATCAAATTTGCCAGGATTTATGGTACCAAAAAAGGTGAAATTTGTTGAAGAATTACCCAAGACTGGAACAGGAAAAGtgcaaaaaaatcatttgagaACAATTGCTAAAAACATTTGTTGTTGTCACAGAAaagtcaaatcatcaaaaaagcAAAAATACAAGTCAAGTCAATAG